In the genome of Aedes aegypti strain LVP_AGWG chromosome 2, AaegL5.0 Primary Assembly, whole genome shotgun sequence, the window TTGTTCAAAATTCCAACGAACTAATTTCACCTGCTGTCTTGAATCTCTGTACCTGTGccctcagcgccattcagatgttcgttatagtgctgcttccaccttgcGATCATCTCTCGTCCGTCCAACAAAATGCTCTCACATTCAGTCTCGCGTCACGAAAGCTTTCCGTGATGCGTTGAGTTTGTGATAGAACCTAGAATGTTGTTTTTGTAATTACTCGTCCTCGTTTTTGATCACACGTGTGGCTGACAAAAGGACTCCAAATAAATTCCTTGTCATAATTCAGTAAGAGCAACCTACTGAGGTGTTCGCCCTGATGCTGCAAAGACTTCATTCCCCCCAGACATCCTTCAAATCCCCTCAACCATTAATCCTTAAGCGTGGCTCATATTATACCTTGGAATTTAAATCATCTGTTTGGTGATGTTTACCACCGGAACACGCTGATAGAATTATTGTAAAAGAAATAATGCCAGGAAGTAGAAGGTGCAATAAAGATAAATTATTCAATTATGGCTTTGTGTTTTTTGGAACACATACATTAACACAATGCACTTCTTTAGTGTTCCTTttcgacgaaaaaaaaaatcgctaagTCGATAAAAGATTTAAACTTTTCAACATTGGAATTAGGTACATAagcaaatttttactttttatatggaaatcagcAATTAATCCTTGTGATGTACGACGCGTGATTTCACGCCAAACGATCCGCGCTTTTTTATCATTAGTCATAGACATTCCGGAACTTATTTGCCAGGCAACCTATCGTAGCCAAAATCTAGACGACTCAAGCAAAGACTAACAAAAATTATCGGACCTGGTCAAGCTATAGCACAGCGATCAACACCTCAATCGGATGTTCGCGGCATGCACACAACAAATCAGCCACACCCACATTTGTACCGGATTTCAAATTCCCCGCAAATGTTCCTAAGACGTCCAAAGATCAATAAATCAATTAGTTGTTACGTTCAGCCGATAGATTCATTCATAAATGTGACGTCCGAGACAAGTATCCGCTTTATGGTTGTATTCCCACCCGCAAGAGATTTATCACCTGGACGTTGACATGGATTTCGGCAGGATTAGTTTCGGCAGATAAAGACAAACGCGATAAAACCGATTTGTGTGCTGAAAATCAGTTAAAAGTATAAATTCGTTACTGCTCGGAAACAAACTCAACAGAAGTATTTCAATATAGCAGGAATCAAGTAAACGTAGTGATTCCGAAATTAAATTAATCAGAATGAAAAGTTTTGCACTAGCTGTTTTTCTCCTTCTGGGACTCAGTGTAAGAATATGTTCTAGATTTATTGGTGCAGTGGAATAAAAtatgtcaaatttatttcaggCTGTCCTTGGAGGACGTCCGAAGGCGGAACAAGTGCTTGAAGAAGTAGAAAAGCTTCGACCACGCTATCAGGAGATTCAAGACTACGTAATTCATACCATCAGTGATGCCCGATTAAGCAGCTCGGCAACCCTCGCCAAATTCCACTCCGACATTTTGAAAGTGAAATCCACCTTTGTGATCGATGCCATCAAGAAGGAGAACAATATGCTATACCAGATCAATAATCAACCAGCTTCAATAGACAAAAATTGCCTTGCTTTTGTTCAAACGTTGGGCGACAGTATTATGAACCTGGCTGGCACCAGTTTCTCTAGCTGCATTGCCGATTCCAGTGACAGTTTGGAGAAGAGGATTAACGAGTTTTACGCCAAGCTACAACAAGATGAAAAGGACTACATTGGACTCGGTTTGTTGAACGTTTTCAAGGGTGAGAACATTTTCTACACCCCAGATGTGCTCATCGCCAAACTGAAATCCAGATACGAAGCTTTGGAGAGCTATCCAACCTACCTGAGCGAAGATTTGGCTCGTATTATCAATTCGTTGAACGCTGATTTGGAGTCCTTGGAAGTGAGCTACGTTGTCTGTATGACCGAAAGTGAGCAGCGACTTCGCGATGGTTTCATCCTGGCACACAGCCACATGGAATTAACCTGCAAAGCTGTTTCGGTACCAGCACCATCATCTCCGGAAACGGTAGAACCCAGCGTGCCTGAATCGATGTCATGGCCAAACACCGAAGCCGTCAGACTGCTTCGTGAACGTTTTGGACTGTAAACTGAACGATAATTGATCGCGTGATTATTTCAATAAAGAAACTAAGTTTTCATATAATACTAGAATCAAACGTTGCTTCGCCATAGGATATTTGGTATTGCAAATAAGAATTGCTCTCATATTAACAGATATTCATACTTTTTAGTCGTTTCCCCATTTATGGTTTATGACAGAAACGTTAAACGAATTGCCAATACACATTGATATATCAACCatgcttttcggctacgcagtTTTTATTTGAACAATGGATTATTATTTGCCTGACGTTTTGACACCTCATGGGTAAATATAGTTGTCGTTTGTAGTCCTATGTTTTGTTTAACTTTAACTATCAGGTCTGAATATTTTAGGTACATGACTTGATTTACATAGATAGATAAACTAATAAATTCGATGCTACAATTGATTTTAAAGCAAGCTTTTAAAGATTGGATTGTTTTCTAACGTCCCATTTTCCCTTAAATTACCTTTGTGGTCAGCAGACTTCAATATAGGTGGGATTTGCCAAAGAACAACATCCATAACGATTACAAAAGGAATTCTATCAATGATATGATACTTCAGAAATGTATAGATGTGATATTAGTATTACTTAATCACCGAAAAGAAATCTGATTTTCTGCTCAGTTATTAAAAGTTAAGAGTATGATTTGTCGCATTTACATTCGTACCTCGTGTAGCAGGTGCATTGATAGCACAGACAATCAGACGTAACAGTTAGAATAATTTCCGTTAGAATCCATCGCCTACTTCACAAACATCTAGTGGCCATGTTgcacatacagtgaaacctccatgagtcgatattgaagggaccatcgactcatggaacagcaatcctttggaaagctgcttttagggaccatcatagtaaccatgaaattttgttcttagtatggttccatgagtcgatatcgagtcatggaacatcgactcatggaggtatcactgtaatacGATTATGTGCTTCAAAGCCTACAGAAAGCGCTAGTGTGAAGCGTCAAACATGAAGGAAAACGATGCGCCCGCTTCTGGTTGTGAGCTATGCAAcatacgtctgtttgtctgtgatgatACTTTACACTCAaacaaacccagacaccttcaacatgactTTGCTATACTCAAAGAAAGCGTTAAAGACCACTAGGATAAGAAAGGCTTCAATACTGCAGTATTATTTTAGATTTAGCAAATGCGCAAAACGAAATCGTCTGGTCCATACAAGTTCGTTTGCGCCAGTTATCACATGTTTTTGATAAGAAgtatcgaataaaaaaaaaacttattttgcagATAGACTTAATTTCCTTGTTTTGCTTAGCACATTTTTGCAGATAACCAGTCACACCATCTGCCCGGATATTCATGAGCTTAAAAAGCTTACAACAATTAGCACAATCAATAatatttagacaaattttcttcattgCCAATCGTTTGTGCAATTTTCATGATGTCAATAACGAATCCCGCGCTGGATTTTTAAACTTAAATACTTTAGATTGCTTCTTCATAATTGTTCTAgtgcaggcgaaaaaagcttaacAGTAGCAAATTTTGATAAGGATAGcttaaagtgatattaacttgatagatataaggGATATCACATTCAGTTGTTGTAGAATCTGACtaatagctgcgagctatttATTAAATCTGCAAACATTTAATTATGCAACGGTTCAGAAATTTCAGGAACAACATTTTAATCTTTTCTCACATCCTTTATCTTTTAACAAGTTAATATTACATTTTGATTGTCGGAACTTCGCTCCTACTCGGGTACGGTAGATAAAAAGTTTGGACCCGAAATATATCAAAACGCTAATGAATTCGAAGACATTGGGCAAAGTTTGTCGTTATTCCAAAAATTATCggacattagagtgatgcaaattttgaagttttggctcccctatgcttaaatgatgttaattatggtaaatagcaccctcccaaagttttaaatgattcagaagaaatttgactgtgcactagggcagttcaaaatttaaaaatgtttgagaatccaatctcccatatgttctttaccatccttaccgtaaaaatagtgttctgtgaaattttcagctttctaggtggtgatttaaaggtggcccaaagacaatgtaggtttatatggaaattactatggagaaattttgagataggttccaaacacgctagtactgtaatgtaagtacaaatttattatcccatagtaaaaactaattctttaaaccataataaagaaatttgctgaagagagaaattcaatccgacggatatcagatgagatattcatgagtttgtttgctattatttagcttaatatgggattttggccctgcaaacatgtacaaaaatcccaaacaaaattagctcaaaagggatttctttcttcagcaacatccttcattaaggtttgaagaatgagtatTCAATATggaatgataagtttctacttacattacagtactagcatgtttggaacatatctaaaaatttctccatagtaatttccatataaacctacattgtctttaggccacctttaaatcaccacctagaaagctgaaaatttcacagaacactatttttacggtaaggatggtaaaaagcatatgggagattggattttctaacatttttaaaatttgaattgccctactgtgcacacgccatttgaagtttgtatggggccgtccataaatgacgtagcattttttcactgattttttacacccccctcccccctcgtagcattttgCCACACCCCTTAAAAAATACGTAGTATATAAGGCACCCCCCCCCtccttctatattttttttaaattgttttcctGGCTGTTTTCCTTGGCTGAACAAAACATTGGTGTTACCGATAGCAACGAGGTTGTGATCAAGAACAACAATTCAACGTAGGTGGCCCTGGAACAGAGTGGAAAAACAACTTGTCATTGTTAGTCAAACTATTACGCAAGAAACATCAAACTTATTTCATCTTCACCAATTCAAACGAAACTGTATACTACAAGCATCTGAGTAGAATTCAAGCCTCGAAACCATCAGCAAAAACCTACGATTCCCACTGCAACATCCCTGGTTGCGATACTTGGTCCATCTCCCGGCAGGTACGACCCCAAGTTCCCCGCGGCAACATCCCTGGTTGCTGACATTTGGTCCGTCTCCCGGCAGGTACGACCCCAAGTTCCCCGCGGCAACATCCCTGGTTGCTGACATTTGGTCCGTCTCCCGGCAGGTACGACTCCAAGTTCCCCGCGGCAACATCCCTGGTTGCTGACATTTGGTCCGTCTCCCGGCAGGTACGACTCCAAGTTCCCCGCGGCAACATCCCTGGTTGCTGACATTTGGTCCGTCTCCCGGCAGGTACGACTCCAAGTTCCCCGCGGCAACATCCCTGGTTGCTGACATTTGGTCCGTCTCCCGGCAGGTACGACTCCAAGTTCCCCGCGGCAACATCCCTGGTTGCTGACATTTGGTCCGTCTCCCGGCAGGTACGACCCCAAGTTCCCCGCGGCAACATCCCTGGTTGCTGACATTTGGTCCGTCTCCCGGCAGGTACGACCCCAAGTTCCCCGCGGCAACATCCCTGGTTGCTGACATTTGGTCCGTCTCCCGGCAGGTACGACCCCAAGTTCCCCGCGGCAACATCCCTGGTTGCTGACATTTGGTCCGTCTCCCGGCAGGTACGACTCCAAGTTCCCCGCGGCAACATCCCTGGTTGCTGACATTTGGTCCGTCTCCCGGCAGGTACGACCCCAAGTTCCCCGCGGCAACATCCCTGGTTGCTGACATTTGGACCGTCTCCCGGCAGGTACGACCCCAAGTTCCCCGCGGCAACATCCCTGGTTGCTGACATTTGGTCCGTCTCCCGGCAGGTACGACCCCAAGTTCCCCGCGGCAACATCCCTGGTTGCTGACATTTGGTCCGTCTCCCGGCAGGTACGACCCCAAGTTCCCCGCGGCAACATCCCTGGTTGCTGACATTTGGTCCGTCTCCCGGCAGGTACGACTCCAAGTTCCCCGCGGCAACATCCCTGGTTGCTgacatttggtccttcgaaaTCCACTGACCAGTTTATATGGAAAGATCCCCACGACCATCAAGACGCTGTAATACAGGTACTGTGCCAAAAAGATTTGAGAACTATATTTGTGAGTTCCCATGTTCGGATACCAACAAAATGCGACGAACGCCTCCACCGTCTACTAGTAAAAATCTTAAACCCAACGACCCCCTTAAAAATGACCCTCAAAATGTCCCTTTATCATCAATTAATCGGCAGACAGAAAATATAGTATCTGTTCGTGCTAATAGTCAGAATTCGCGAATGTCCAGAGCATCCAATGTGAGTAAGACGCAGAGCCAGATTAGAGCGTTAGAATTAGCCAATCGCattgaagaagaagaactacaAGCATCTTTAGAACAAGATCGAATTTTAGCTGAGGAACGTTTAGAAGCATTGAAAATACAAAAGGAACTTGAATTAAAGAGAGAGCAGAAAAAAGCAGAGTTTCTGAAGAAACGTCGCGAGCGAGAAGTTcaaataaatgaattaaaatCGCATTCTGGAATATCGAGCTGTAGTTCAATGGAgaatgttcaaaactggttgAACCAGAATGAAAATGTCGCGAATAATTTGGAATCTATTGATGAACCAATGCCAGAAGTTGTATCCAAAATACATTCCGAACCTGAAGTAGTTGGTCCTAATGGTATGGCCGAAGTATTATCCCAAGCGTTCAAAGCATTGCAGAACCGTAATGTTAAAGAACTGCCTTCATTCTCCGGAAACGTTATGGACTGGCCAATTTTTATCAACGAATTCGAGACCTCGACAAAAGAATTAAAATTGAATGACGCAGATAACTTAAGAAGACTCAACAAATCTTTGCAAGGCAATGCGCGAAAAGCTGTGGAATCATTGTTAACCGCACCAGAGAACGTGAATCAGATAATACGAATGTTAAAGTCGAATTTTGGCCGTACAGAATGGATAGTGGCGAACAGAttagaaattttaagaaatctaGATTACGTTAGAGACAATAACATTGAATCGTTTCGTGCATTTTATAACGCAGTTGTTGGCACTGCGATAGCTTTAAAAAACGTGAAAGCCGAAGCTTACTTGTTAAATCCTGAATTAATATCAAATGTTGCAGATAAGCTGCCTAGTTTTAGTAAACAGATGTGGACTCGACATAAAGCCATGTTAATGAGAGAAAATGAAGCAATTGATTTCGGAGTATTTGCTCGGTGGTTGGAGGATGAAATGGAGAATCAACTCGCTAGCATCAATTCACTATCTTTCAGCAAGAGATCAATGATGGGTGGCAGATCAAGACAACCTGTTCTTAATATCAACGCGCGTGGTGATGACGAGCATATGAAGAAGTGTCCTCTATGCGGCTCCAACGAGCATAAGAGTTTGACAAAATGTGACAAGTTTGTACGATCATCTGTGGAGCAACGTCGCTTGATAGCTAGGAATTGCAAAGTCTGCTACATTTGTTTGGAAGGTGACCATAACCGTATGAATTGTAAATCAAAGAAGTGTTGCAGAGTTTGTAAGAAAAACCATCACGAGCTTGTGCATATTGAAGAGGCCCCAAGAAAATTCCATCGCAATCCCGAAATGGAATTTGATTCATCCGAAGACATCTGTAACGTAAATTCAAAATGCTCCAATACTCTTCTTCGTGTCTGCAAAGTTAAAATCCGCACTGAGGAAGCTATTCATCATGTTTTTGCATTGTTTGATGAAGGATCTTCTATTTCAATGGTAGATGCTTCGTTTGCAAAAACAATGGGATTGTCTGGGCCTATCAAACCAATCACATATCGTTGGACAAATGGAATTTCCCATAGAGATGCTGATTCAATGATGCTCAGTTTTCAGATTTCCGGTCAAGCCAATGATGCGAAATGGTTTGAGGTAAATAATGTTAGAACAatcgaaaacataaatttgcCAACTGTTAAATTGAACGTGGACAAAATACGAAACCTTTATCCGTTACTTGATGAAGATAAGCTGAATGCCATCAAGGATGTTTCGCCGGTCCTGTTGATCGGCTCAAACAATGCTGGCCTGATAGTTCCTTTGAAGACTGTACAGTATTCGATTAGAGGTTTGCAACTTACCCGCTGTCATCTAGGATGGACTATTCATGGTGAAATCGAGCCAACAATGGATGAACCAGAAGAACAATTACATGCATTCATGTGCTCAGAAACTGAAGACGTTGAGTTAACATCATTAATAAAACAAATGTACAAAATTGAAGACTTTGGAGTCACGCACCAGAAACCTAAAATTTCGGAAGAAGATGAAAGGGCTCTAGACATCATGAGAAGAACACTGAAACGTAGTAATGATCGTTTTGAAATAGGTCAAATATACAAATTTAACAACTTCAAGTTTCCTGATAGCAAACTTCAAGCCCTTCGTCGACTTCAAATAATGGAGAAAAAAATGGATTCTGATCCTAAACTTGCTGAACAATACTGCCAAAAGATCCAGGATTATCTTGACAAGGGATACGCAAGAAAACTTAACGTAGATGAACTGAAAGAAACAAATAATACGTGGTATTTGCCGCACTTCAGCGTACATAGTGCCAATAAGTTCCGATTGGTAATGGATGCCAAGGCTAAATCTCATGGTTTTTCACTGAATGATCTATTGCTGAAAGGACCAGATTTCGTTCCTCCACTGATCGCTGTACTTATGCGAGGTCGTAAAAAGAAGATCGCTTTTACAGCAGACATTAAAGAAATGTTCCATCAGGTCCTTATACGACCTCAAGATCAAGACTCTCAACGATTTTTTTGGCGTGGCATGAACCGCAGTGATCCTCCTGAAGTTTACGTAATGGTGGCAATGATTTTTGAAGCTGTATCATCACCTTCCATCGCacaattcataaaaaattttaACGCCCGTGAGTTGGATGAACGTTTACCTGGTGTAGAACGAGCAATTGTAGACCAGCACTATGTTGACGATTATTTTGATTGTGAGGATACCGAACAAGAAGCAATTGATCTAATCCAAAAAGTAATTACAGCTCACGAATGTGGTGGTTTCAAGCTAGTCAAATTCACCTCAAATTCAAAAACGGTAGTTCAAACAATTGATCCATCATTGCGAGCAGATTTAGGAGAATCAAGAACAGTTCGTATTCTCGGTTTAAAATGGAATTTAGATACCGACGAATTCGTATTCCCGTTAGATTTTCCACAACTCGATGAAGTATACAGATTTGGAAATAAGATTCCTACAAAGAGAGAATTACTCAAATTTATGATGGGAATTTTTGATCCTTTGAGTATGTTGAGTCCAATAACGATCCACCTCAAGATAATGTTTCAGGAATTGTGGCGTTTGCAGACTGGGTGGGATGACAAACTTCCCGATGGTATTATTCCAAAATGGAAAGAATGGTTGGATGAAACAGCAAaattgagagaaattcgaatCCCAAGATATTATTTTCCTGGACTTTCTTCATTTGGCTGCATAGAAATTCATGCTTTTTGTGATGCAAGCGATAAAGCTTTTGCTTGCGTTATTTACATAGTTCACCGGTATGACAATAAGTCGAACGTTGCTCAAGTATTTGCAAAATCTAGAGTAGCACCGCTGAAATCACAAACAGTTCCCAGATTAGAATTGCAAGGTTGTGTGTTAGCCAGTCAGATGTCAAAAACTGTACAAGATGAGCTTCATGTTGAAATTACATCTGTTTATTTGTGGACCGATTCAAAAATTTGCCTGAGCTGGATGAAGACAAAGGAAAAACTCACTGCTTTCGTAGGGGCTCGAGTAACATTGATTAAAGATAATGGACATCATACGGGAATGTGGCATTGGATTCCATCACATCTCAACGTGGCAGATTTAGCAACAAAGTCATCAATGTTTGGAAGTATGTTTGATTGGTTGAAGGGTCCAGATTTTTTGTATCAAGATCGAGATTCATGGCCAATAGATGAAGACATTCCTTTGTCGCCTGTAGAACAAGTAACTTTCTTAACCGAGGTGATCATTCCGTCTGAAATATGTCTGCAAGTATCATCTGAAGAATTGGTTCAGTTACCAGATATTAGAAGATTTTCAAACTACCATCGGCTCATTAGAACAACTgcttattatttaaaaatgagAAACATATTAGCAATGCCCAAAATGGAAAAACCTAAAGAATTCAAGATTGATGTTCACGATatggacaatgctcgaaaaATATGGTATAAGAAAGTGCAAGAAGATGCTTTTTCAGAAGAAATACGGGATTTAAAGTCAAATGGTTATGTCAAAGTCTCTAGTCGTTTGCGTGCATATTCACCTTTTATTTGTGATGGAGTCATCCGAATGCGAGGTAGAATCCAAGAAGAAGGAAGGTCTTTGGAATTGAACAATCCTGTTATTCTACCGGATAACCATAGTTTTACGGATTTGTTGATTCAACTACACCACATCGCAAACGGACATCAGGGTATAGAAACTGTGATCAATACCTTACAACAACGATATCGTATTTTGAAAATGAGATCACAAGTCAAGAAGCTAGTGAAATCCTGCATTAGATGTCGTGAACTAAGAGCAAAACCAACTATAGCGCAAATGGGAAACCTGCCACCAGAAAGAACTACTCCGTACACCTATCCTTTCAACTATACAGGTATTGATTATTTTGGACCATTGATGGTAAAAGTAGGACGTCATTTGGAGAAACGCTGGGTTGTACTCTTCACATGCATGACCAGTCGAGCAATTCATTTGGAGGTAGTACCGGCGTTGGACACAAACTGTTGTATCATGGCAATTAGATGTTTTATGGCTTTCCGTGGTGTACCAAAAAAGATACTAACGGATAATGGGACGAATTTCACTGGTGCGAATAAGGAACTGAAAAAACTAGTACAAGAATTGGATCAACCGTCGATCGAAGAAACACTTAGTAATAGAGGAATTGAGTGGCAGTTCATACCACCTGGTGCCCCACATTTTGGTGGTTGTTGGGAACGATTAATACGAACAGTAAAGACTGCTTTGAATGTTATGCTAAAAGAAAGGAATCCTACCGATTTAATTTTACGGACAACGCTGTGTGAAGTAATGAACGTAGTAAACAATCGCCCATTAACACATATATCAGATGACCCTCAAGATCCTGAGCCAATAACACCTAACATGCTACTTCTTGGTCGTAACAATTTCATGCAGTATGAtcatgatttcaatgaaaacGACTTGGATTGCAGAGCGGCATATAAACATGCTCAAATATATGCCGACAGATTTTGGCGAAAATGGGTTTCTGCATATCGTCCTGAATTATTGAGACGACAAAGATGGCACGACAACCgtaattattatgaatataaaCCCGGAGATTTGGTAATGATCGTTGATGAGACAATGCATCGAGGATGTTGGCCTAAGGGTCTAATTGAGACAGTGACTCATGGACCGGATGGAAAAATTCGAACTGTTTTAGTGCGAACTTCAAGATCTAGATTCACCAGACCAGTTAGTAAAATAGTTCTACTCAAGGCCAATTCTGTCGTGGCCCCGGAGAATGTTACCGATAGCAACGAGGTTGTGATCAAGAACAACAATTCAACGTAGGTGGCCCTGGAACAGAGTGGAAAAACAACTTGTCATTGTTAGTCAAACTATTACGCAAGAAACATCAAACTTATTTCATCTTCACCAATTCAAACGAAACTGTATACTACAAGCATCTGAGTAGAATTCAAGCCTCGAAACCATCAGCAAAAACCTACGATTCCCACTGCAACATCCCTGGTTGCGATACTTGGTCCATCTCCCGGCAGGTACGACCCCAAGTTCCCCGCGGCAACATCCCTGGTTGCTGACATTTGGTCCGTCTCCCGGCAGGTACGACCCCAAGTTCCCCGCGGCAACATCCCTGGTTGCTGACATTTGGTCCGTCTCCCGGCAGGTACGACTCCAAGTTCCCCGCGGCAACATCCCTGGTTGCTGACATTTGGTCCGTCTCCCGGCAGGTACGACTCCAAGTTCCCCGCGGCAACATCCCTGGTTGCTGACATTTGGTCCGTCTCCCGGCAGGTACGACCCCAAGTTCCCCGCGGCAACATCCCTGGTTGCTGACATTTGGTCCGTCTCCCGGCAGGTACGACTCCAAGTTCCCCGCGGCAACATCCCTGGTTGCTGACATTTGGTCCGTCTCCCGGCAGGTACGACCCCAAGTTCCCC includes:
- the LOC5578588 gene encoding uncharacterized protein LOC5578588, giving the protein MKSFALAVFLLLGLSAVLGGRPKAEQVLEEVEKLRPRYQEIQDYVIHTISDARLSSSATLAKFHSDILKVKSTFVIDAIKKENNMLYQINNQPASIDKNCLAFVQTLGDSIMNLAGTSFSSCIADSSDSLEKRINEFYAKLQQDEKDYIGLGLLNVFKGENIFYTPDVLIAKLKSRYEALESYPTYLSEDLARIINSLNADLESLEVSYVVCMTESEQRLRDGFILAHSHMELTCKAVSVPAPSSPETVEPSVPESMSWPNTEAVRLLRERFGL
- the LOC110676611 gene encoding uncharacterized protein LOC110676611; this translates as MLPRGTWGRTCRETDQMSATRDVAAGNLESYLPGDGPNVSNQGCCRGELGVVPAGRRTKCQQPGMLPRGTWGRTCRETDQMSATRDVAAGNLGSYLPGDGPNVSNQGCCRGELGVVPAGRRTKCQQPGMLPRGTWSRTCRETDQMSATRDVAAGNLGSYLPGDGPNVSNQGCCRGELGVVPAGRRTKCQQPGMLPRGTWGRTCRETDQMSATRDVAAGNLESYLPGDGPNVSNQGCCRGELGVVPAGRRTKCQQPGMLPRGTWSRTCRETDQMSATRDVAAGNLESYLPGDGPNVSNQGCCRGELGVVPAGRRTKCQQPGMLPRGTWGRTCREMDQVSQPGMLQWES